Within bacterium, the genomic segment CATTCACATCGACCAACAGCTCACTGCCCAGTGGAGCATCCAGGGTCAATATTCCGAGGAGGCTTTTCCCATTGGCCGTAACGTCCCCTTTCTGAATGGTTATTTCTGAAGTATACTTATTGGCCAGATTGACAATCTGACTGGCAGCTCGTGCATGTAAGCCCAACTTATTTTTAATAAATACTGTCTGCTTTGGCATATCTTCCCCCGGCAGATTGACGAGCGGATGAGAACCACAAAGAGAGAATGTTATACTTTATACCTATATGATATTCAATAATCCTAACAAGATACAAGTGCTGCTGGTAATAAGCAATACTTTAATCAAGGTAATCTTTCGACGAAAAAGCTCTGAAATTACGAGAACTCCGAACAGTAATCCCAGCTTGTCCAGTGCACTGCGCCATGGCCACACTGGTTTACAATCCCATTTTATCACAACTGGGATCATCGCTCCAAGAACAATCATCAGAAAAGATTTCAGATAAGCGCTGTATCGGAATAAATCGTACTTTCGAATCCTTTCCACAATTCTCCTCTCAAGAACATAACCCTGCCAAAAGCCGAAAAATTTTACGTAGAAGTGAGGGATATTGTAGATGAGAAGGAAGGCAAGGGGAGCATATTCCCAGCCGGCCAGGGCCAGAGCGGCAGCCAGGACGCCAAGGAACGGCCGCCAGGAAGCCCAGAAAAAAGAATCCCCCAAAGCGCCCATCGGCCCCATCATTGCCTTTTTAAACGTCAGGATGTCTTCTGTC encodes:
- a CDS encoding HPr family phosphocarrier protein, which translates into the protein MPKQTVFIKNKLGLHARAASQIVNLANKYTSEITIQKGDVTANGKSLLGILTLDAPLGSELLVDVNGSDAQELLTKLIELIEDKFGEKN
- a CDS encoding PTS system mannose/fructose/sorbose family transporter subunit IID, with the protein product MKSRTQSAVCLRKVDLLRVVFRSFIFQGSWNFRKMQNLGFTFSALPALRRIYPDRKEREAALLRHLEFYNSHPYMASFVLGAIIKMEEKHAQGEGIRTEDILTFKKAMMGPMGALGDSFFWASWRPFLGVLAAALALAGWEYAPLAFLLIYNIPHFYVKFFGFWQGYVLERRIVERIRKYDLFRYSAYLKSFLMIVLGAMIPVVIKWDCKPVWPWRSALDKLGLLFGVLVISELFRRKITLIKVLLITSSTCILLGLLNII